From a single Pieris rapae chromosome 17, ilPieRapa1.1, whole genome shotgun sequence genomic region:
- the LOC110992510 gene encoding uncharacterized protein LOC110992510 produces MEYTDLKDESCKKSRRVRSWYLYEQFKSLEKNQLDAARKLKDRSYQERVLRQELNERRSRRRLCDQFGLCQSESGFGRNGEPSKTLLSTSTGDFYESFRKLHNDDGDIYSCDDSQSSKTYQECRVTYSDDLSHVESVASVIQNFSYDENLTDNVKEDLQSVQTNINIAEDINQQLEAVKENLDCIEKYTKMCDESQISEDDSFDSVDTRDKKSLAEGRLKTKDKSEVEFLLSFWPKLVQFSFKTMQLNCGNCYSDYGTQILVAILACDMLRRGLNKMSIHFTGKVLAQ; encoded by the exons ATGGAGTATACGGATTTGAAAG ACGAATCATGTAAGAAATCACGTCGGGTCCGGTCGTGGTATCTCTACGAACAATTTAAATCACTTGAAAAAAATCAACTCGATGCCGCTCGAAAGCTCAAAGATAGATCATACCAGGAGAGAGTTCTTCGCCAAGAGTTGAATGAGCGGCGATCGAGAAGAAGATTGTGCGACCAGTTTGGTTTATGTCAAAGCGAGTCCGGATTTGGCCGAAATGGAGAGCCCTCTAAAACCCTTCTCAGTACAAGTACAGGCGATTTCTATGAGAGCTTCCGTAAGTTACACAATGATGACGGTGATATATATAGTTGTGATGATTCTCAGTCGAGTAAAACGTATCAAGAATGTAGGGTTACTTACAGCGATGATTTGAGCCACGTAGAAAGCGTCGCTAGTGTTATACAAAACTTCAGCTATGACGAAAATTTAACTGATAACGTCAAAGAAGACCTACAAAGTgttcaaacaaatataaatatagcagAAGATATTAATCAACAGCTCGAAGCAGTTAAAGAAAATTTGGattgtatagaaaaatatactaaaatgtGTGATGAAAGCCAAATATCTGAAGACGACAGCTTTGATTCTGTTGATACCCGTGATAAGAAATCCCTGGCTGAAGGGCGACTTAAGACGAAAGATAAAAGCGAAGTCGAATTTTTATTGTCATTTTGGCCCAAACTAGttcaattttcatttaaaacaatgcaATTGAATTGTg gtAATTGTTATAGCGACTATGGCACCCAGATTTTGGTTGCCATTCTAGCGTGTGATATGCTTCGTCGCGGATTAAACaaaatgt CCATTCATTTCACCGGTAAAGTTCTCGCCCAGTGA
- the LOC110992507 gene encoding uncharacterized protein C1orf194 homolog has product MSDKTKGVKQVRNKKLLPDLRKEGELSKDIVLSTKEKHGVPTGSRLYSHHTLASVRKLSFFQPFFLPEDSLDIVLAAVYNHSTERFADKEDLYLQPETIGCDTWRRLRNTYDKLPPVVIPLGHPMKRGGIKEKRSPFSVKLMNSGVHSSQTNPGYSRQAAGGAIFFY; this is encoded by the exons aTGTCGGACAAAACTAAAGGTGTCAAGcaagtaagaaataaaaaacttcttCCTGATTTACGTAAAGAAGGTGAATTATCGAAAGACATTGTTTTATCAACGAAAGAAAAACACGGAGTACCTACAGGGTCAAGGCTTTATTCGCACCATACTTTAGCCAGTGTTAGAAAATTAAGCTTCTTTCAGCCTTTTTT tttacCAGAAGACAGTTTGGATATAGTATTAGCTGCAGTTTATAACCATTCGACCGAAAGATTCGCGGACAAAGAAGACTTGTATTTACAACCAGAGACTATCGGGTGCGATACATGGCGTCGACTTAGGAATACCTATGACAAACTTCCACCGGTTGTGATACCATTg gGTCATCCAATGAAACGTGGTggtataaaagaaaaacgaTCACCATTCAGCGTGAAGCTTATGAATTCTGGAGTACATTCGTCTCAAACTAATCCTGGTTACAGCAGACAGGCGGCTGGTGGTGCTATATTCTTCTATTAA
- the LOC110992498 gene encoding serine/arginine-rich splicing factor 2 isoform X2: MSYGRPPPRIDGMVSLKVDNLTYRTTPDDLRRVFERCGDVGDIYIPRDRYTRESRGFAFVRFFDRRDAEEALDSLDGRMLDGRELRVQMARYGRPSSPYRSRYDRRRRSRSRSRRRSYSRSRSRSRASRSRSRSDSKSSRGRSRSRSRSRSRSRH; this comes from the exons atgAGTTATGGAAGGCCGCCACCCCGTATTGACGGGATGGTTTCCCTAAAAGTGGATAATTTAACCTACCGAACAACACCTGACGACTTGCGCCGCGTTTTCGAAAGATGTGGAGATGTTGGCGATATTTACATTCCTAGGGACAGATATACAAGAGAAAGCAGAGGATTTGCTTTCGTTAG attctTTGATAGACGCGATGCTGAAGAGGCTTTGGACTCGCTCGACGGGCGCATGTTAGACGGGAGGGAACTGCGTGTCCAGATGGCTCGCTATGGAAGACCGTCATCACCCTACAGAAGCCGCTACGACCGTCGCCGCAG GTCTAGATCCCGTTCTCGGCGTCGTTCATACTCACGCAGTCGGTCTCGTTCCCGTGCCTCCAGATCAAGGTCTCGCTCAGACTCTAAGAGCTCCAGGGGGCGTTCTCGCAGCCGCTCCAGGTCACGCTCAAGATCCAGGCATTGA
- the LOC110992498 gene encoding serine/arginine-rich splicing factor 2 isoform X1, with amino-acid sequence MSYGRPPPRIDGMVSLKVDNLTYRTTPDDLRRVFERCGDVGDIYIPRDRYTRESRGFAFVRFFDRRDAEEALDSLDGRMLDGRELRVQMARYGRPSSPYRSRYDRRRSKSRGGRSRSRSRSRRRSYSRSRSRSRASRSRSRSDSKSSRGRSRSRSRSRSRSRH; translated from the exons atgAGTTATGGAAGGCCGCCACCCCGTATTGACGGGATGGTTTCCCTAAAAGTGGATAATTTAACCTACCGAACAACACCTGACGACTTGCGCCGCGTTTTCGAAAGATGTGGAGATGTTGGCGATATTTACATTCCTAGGGACAGATATACAAGAGAAAGCAGAGGATTTGCTTTCGTTAG attctTTGATAGACGCGATGCTGAAGAGGCTTTGGACTCGCTCGACGGGCGCATGTTAGACGGGAGGGAACTGCGTGTCCAGATGGCTCGCTATGGAAGACCGTCATCACCCTACAGAAGCCGCTACGACCGTCGCCGCAG CAAATCCCGTGGTGGTCGCTCCAGGTCTAGATCCCGTTCTCGGCGTCGTTCATACTCACGCAGTCGGTCTCGTTCCCGTGCCTCCAGATCAAGGTCTCGCTCAGACTCTAAGAGCTCCAGGGGGCGTTCTCGCAGCCGCTCCAGGTCACGCTCAAGATCCAGGCATTGA
- the LOC110992504 gene encoding U3 small nucleolar RNA-interacting protein 2, giving the protein MSSKFFLKGKSRQVHKRKSEIINKKKAKKPNVPNLENGHESSDSDLEIKQFSDAEQSESDHETAEQKKLRLAKKYLQEIEKEEAKRAELQDVDDAIEKRLQRDYLEQKGKLRIEIASKYIAPSKNDVRFIRAKEHRLTLTSITVSTDGQYAFTGCKSGTFIKWGIKEKKKLGIVSFKTHSQFIKGGITSVALTTDVKYLATSDDSNDIQIWDPHSLKHVHTFKGHKGTVIGLVFRKNTHDLYSASKDRSVKIWSLSEMAYVETLFGHQSPVTAIDALTRERAITAGGRDTTVRIWKIVEESQLIFNGPQGSLDDVKLLDEEHFVSGSDNGTICLWSVLKKKPLYSITEAHGSENGVPRWITSLTTLLNSDVFASGSYDSHIRLWKICDAYKKIEPIFNVEINGFVNSMNFTSDGKQLYAAVGQEHKSGRWFKENNAKNGLFVISFNFKLDK; this is encoded by the coding sequence ATGTCTTCaaaattttttcttaaaggcAAATCTAGGCAAGTACACAAGAGAAAAAgcgaaattattaataaaaagaaggCCAAAAAACCAAATGTACCTAACCTCGAAAATGGTCATGAATCCTCCGACAGtgatttagaaattaaacaattctCAGACGCTGAACAATCTGAAAGTGATCACGAAACTGCAGAACAAAAAAAGCTTAGAttagcaaaaaaatatcttcaagaaatagaaaaagaagaagCTAAACGAGCTGAACTGCAAGATGTAGACGATGCAATAGAGAAAAGATTACAAAGAGACTATTTAGAACAAAAAGGTAAATTACGAATTGAAATAGCTAGTAAGTATATTGCTCCGTCAAAGAATGATGTTCGGTTCATTCGCGCCAAGGAACATCGCCTAACATTAACATCTATAACTGTAAGCACTGATGGTCAATATGCTTTTACTGGCTGTAAAAGtggtacttttattaaatgggGCATAAAAGAGAAGAAAAAACTTGGGATAGTTAGTTTTAAAACACattcacaatttataaaaggaGGAATCACTTCAGTAGCTCTTACCActgatgtaaaatatttagcaaCATCAGATGATTCTAATGATATTCAAATCTGGGATCCCCATTCACTAAAACACGTTCATACATTTAAAGGACATAAAGGAACAGTTATTGGTCTAGTATTTAGAAAGAACACACATGATTTATACTCAGCATCAAAAGACAGGTCAGTCAAAATTTGGTCATTGAGTGAAATGGCATATGTTGAGACCTTGTTTGGTCACCAGTCTCCTGTTACTGCAATCGATGCACTTACAAGAGAAAGAGCAATTACAGCAGGAGGAAGAGACACAACTGTAAGAATATGGAAAATTGTTGAAGAATCACAGCTAATATTTAATGGACCACAAGGAAGTTTAGATGATGTCAAGTTACTAGATGAAGAACATTTTGTATCAGGTAGTGATAATGGGACCATTTGCTTATGGagtgtattaaaaaagaaaccaCTTTACTCAATTACAGAAGCACATGGATCAGAAAATGGAGTCCCTAGATGGATAACTAGTCTTACAACATTATTAAACTCAGACGTTTTTGCATCAGGATCATATGACAGTCATATACGGTTATGGAAAATATGTGATGCTTATAAAAAGATTGaacctatttttaatgtagaaaTAAATGGTTTTGTGAACAGTATGAACTTTACTAGTGATGGTAAACAGTTATATGCAGCAGTAGGTCAGGAACATAAATCAGGAAGAtggtttaaagaaaacaatgctaaaaatggtttatttgttataagttttaattttaaattagataaataa
- the LOC110992506 gene encoding INO80 complex subunit C — MTSESERAYCFKTENKFIVKTGCKKRMWRSLKQILAADRALPWPEDAVLYYSINAPPTFKPTKKYSDISGLPAPYMDRHSKLYYSNAEEFATVRNLPMDITAGYLQLRGATTIVG; from the exons ATGACTAGTGAATCAGAGAGAGCATATTGCTTCAAAAccgaaaataaattcattgttAAAACTGGATGTAAAAAGCGTATGTGGAGATCATTAAAGCAAATTTTAGCTGCAGACAGGGCTTTACCATGGCCGGAGGATGCGGTTCTTT attattcaataaatgccCCTCCAACTTTTAAACCAACTAAAAAATACTCTGATATATCTGGATTACCAGCACCTTACATGGATCGTCACTCAAAACTTTACTATAGTAATGCTGAAGAGTTTGCAACTGTTAGAAACCTTCCAATGGACATTACAGCAggatatttacaattaagaGGAGCCACAACAATTGTTGGATAA
- the LOC110992500 gene encoding ribosome biogenesis regulatory protein homolog — MDLVNEILEREQQKADKYKPIAVEKHLDVEFDIGTLVAFDTNDLDSKLIKSEKDRDSYLESLTRDNTQLLLNKIWELSTERIDEAIVVRLPQPTTVIPRAKPVPKPKPLTKWQEFAKAKGITKTKKSKLEWDEQLQKWVPLYGFKKAAAEKEKNWLIPVPQNLDPMTDMYEKKASEKSEKVAKNELQRLKNIARARKVKIPRVGLPITSDKASSTQLATATSVAKASTASLGRFQDKLPKEKDARGKGVHELIPGKERKRKLPVPTPAAEKEHNLSIIDRILKKRPKIDMEKAVSKHIHEEQMQRSEEKRSMKPMKGKPKGKGNATNFSAKKPKGGKGQRNPNKKNPGRKRR; from the exons ATGGATTTAGTAAACGAGATATTAGAGCGGGAGCAGCAGAAGGCTGATAAGTATAAGCCTATTGCAGTTGAAAAACACCTGGATGTCGAATTCGATATAGGCACGCTCGTTGCTTTTGACACTAATGATCTCGATTCTAAACTTATCAa GTCAGAAAAAGACAGAGACTCATACTTGGAGTCACTAACTCGTGACAACACGcagcttttattaaataaaatatgggaGCTTTCAACTGAGAGAATAGATGAGGCAATTGTAGTTCGATTACCACAACCAACAACTGTCATACCTAGAGCTAAACCTGTGCCAAAACCTAAACCATTAACTAAATGGCAAGAATTTGCTAAAGCTAAGGGTATAACTAAGACAAAAAAATCCAAGTTAGAATGGGATGAACAGTTACAGAAATGGGTACCATTATATGG TTTCAAAAAAGCAGCTgcagaaaaagaaaagaactggCTGATACCTGTTCCACAGAACCTAGATCCAATGACAGacatgtatgaaaaaaaagcgTCAGAGAAGTCTGAAAAGGTAGCAAAGAATGAATTACAACGattgaaaaatattgctaGAGCAAGGAAAGTTAAAATACCTAGAGTTGGATTACCAATCACATCAGATAAAGCTTCATCCACACAg ttGGCCACAGCCACCTCAGTGGCAAAGGCATCAACAGCATCTCTTGGTAGATTCCAAGATAAACTTCCTAAAGAAAAGGATGCCAGAGGCAAGGGAGTCCATGAGCTTATTCCaggaaaagaaagaaagaggAAACTTCCAGTACCAACTCCAGCTGCTGAAAAGGAGCACAATCTGAGTATCATTGACAGGATTCTTAAGAAGCGGCCTAAAATTGATATGGAAAAAGCTGTTTCAAAACATATTCATGAAGAACAAATGCA AAGATCAGAAGAGAAGCGGAGTATGAAACCTATGAAAGGTAAACCGAAAGGTAAAGGAAATGCAACTAACTTTTCAGCAAAGAAGCCTAAAGGAGGTAAGGGACAGAGAAATCCTAATAAAAAGAACCCTGGCAGGAAGAGGCGATAA
- the LOC110992499 gene encoding DNA fragmentation factor subunit beta isoform X1 encodes MLIIYTMKKGYKVTDVKREKKVGIAAENLQELIEKSCRKLGFNASCANCRLYVAEDGTLVDDDNYLKTLPPQTLFILLQKKETMVNDFDFFYNMIRSSKKDFIDTGLAAKEFLDSNLRDKFLVLQRYIEAANDNKTMLSERSQDPHWFEGLEPSEKTKEQSMSKRVKERMRGYYYKTKTALQSSELYIHSKNGHGKNLVDNFLLELRKLLESNKYNEGYFNRKYENNLRLCNKTGLFLCGGLWNESKCQYENEHIINPYRSREERIIFQTWNLDHRIELSRSIIPAIIQALNKIYYGNINCIGCKQNINCGNIDTEQYYLQIFTHENLKLVHIVCHYKGKHDASSNIYTVCQSCLDQKSNKN; translated from the exons ATGCTCATTATCTATACAATGAAAAAAGGATATAAGGTGACCGATgttaaaagagaaaaaaaagttgGTATCGCTGCAGAAAATTTACAAGAATTAATTGAGAAATCATGCAGAAAGTTAGGG TTCAATGCCAGTTGCGCAAATTGCCGATTATATGTAGCAGAAGACGGGACACTTGTAGATGATGACAACTACTTGAAAACTTTACCACCTCAGACACTTTTTATTCTGTTGCAGAAAAAAGAGACAATGGTAAAtg ACTTTGATTTCTTCTACAATATGATTAGATCTTCAAagaaagattttattgatacGGGCCTTGCAGCTAAAGAGTTTCTTGACAGCAATTTGCGAGACAAGTTTTTGGTGTTGCAAAGATACATTGAAGctgctaatgataataaaaccaTGTTAAGTGAGAGAAGTCAGGATCCACATTGGTTTGAAG gtCTTGAACCATCTGAGAAAACAAAGGAGCAATCTATGTCTAAAAGGGTTAAAGAAAGAATGAGGGGATACTACTACAAGACAAAAACTGCATTACAATCTTcagaattatatattcattcaaAAAATGGTCATGGTAAGAATCTTGttgataattttcttttagaaTTACGGAAATTAttggaaagtaataaatataatgaaggttatttcaatagaaagtacgaaaataatttaagattatgtaACAAGACCGGCCTCTTCCTATGTGGTGGACTGTGGAATGAAAGCAAGTGCCAATATGAAAATGAACATATCATAAACCCATATAGAAGTCGTGAGGAACGCATAATTTTTCAGACATGGAATTTGGATCACAGAATTGAGCTATCTAGATCTATTATACCAGCAATTATTCAAGCATtgaataagatttattatggCAATATTAATTGCATAGgctgtaaacaaaatattaactgtGGTAACATAGATACAGAGCAGTATTATCTGCAGATATTTAcacatgaaaatttaaaactagtgCATATTGTATGTCACTATAAAGGTAAACATGATGCTTCTTCAAATATATACACAGTGTGCCAGAGTTGTCTTGACcagaaaagtaataaaaactaa
- the LOC110992499 gene encoding DNA fragmentation factor subunit beta isoform X2: MIRSSKKDFIDTGLAAKEFLDSNLRDKFLVLQRYIEAANDNKTMLSERSQDPHWFEGLEPSEKTKEQSMSKRVKERMRGYYYKTKTALQSSELYIHSKNGHGKNLVDNFLLELRKLLESNKYNEGYFNRKYENNLRLCNKTGLFLCGGLWNESKCQYENEHIINPYRSREERIIFQTWNLDHRIELSRSIIPAIIQALNKIYYGNINCIGCKQNINCGNIDTEQYYLQIFTHENLKLVHIVCHYKGKHDASSNIYTVCQSCLDQKSNKN, encoded by the exons ATGATTAGATCTTCAAagaaagattttattgatacGGGCCTTGCAGCTAAAGAGTTTCTTGACAGCAATTTGCGAGACAAGTTTTTGGTGTTGCAAAGATACATTGAAGctgctaatgataataaaaccaTGTTAAGTGAGAGAAGTCAGGATCCACATTGGTTTGAAG gtCTTGAACCATCTGAGAAAACAAAGGAGCAATCTATGTCTAAAAGGGTTAAAGAAAGAATGAGGGGATACTACTACAAGACAAAAACTGCATTACAATCTTcagaattatatattcattcaaAAAATGGTCATGGTAAGAATCTTGttgataattttcttttagaaTTACGGAAATTAttggaaagtaataaatataatgaaggttatttcaatagaaagtacgaaaataatttaagattatgtaACAAGACCGGCCTCTTCCTATGTGGTGGACTGTGGAATGAAAGCAAGTGCCAATATGAAAATGAACATATCATAAACCCATATAGAAGTCGTGAGGAACGCATAATTTTTCAGACATGGAATTTGGATCACAGAATTGAGCTATCTAGATCTATTATACCAGCAATTATTCAAGCATtgaataagatttattatggCAATATTAATTGCATAGgctgtaaacaaaatattaactgtGGTAACATAGATACAGAGCAGTATTATCTGCAGATATTTAcacatgaaaatttaaaactagtgCATATTGTATGTCACTATAAAGGTAAACATGATGCTTCTTCAAATATATACACAGTGTGCCAGAGTTGTCTTGACcagaaaagtaataaaaactaa
- the LOC110992499 gene encoding DNA fragmentation factor subunit beta isoform X3, which translates to MLIIYTMKKGYKVTDVKREKKVGIAAENLQELIEKSCRKLGFNASCANCRLYVAEDGTLVDDDNYLKTLPPQTLFILLQKKETMVNDFDFFYNMIRSSKKDFIDTGLAAKEFLDSNLRDKFLVLQRYIEAANDNKTMLSERSQDPHWFEGLEPSEKTKEQSMSKRVKERMRGYYYKTKTALQSSELYIHSKNGHDYVTRPASSYVVDCGMKASANMKMNIS; encoded by the exons ATGCTCATTATCTATACAATGAAAAAAGGATATAAGGTGACCGATgttaaaagagaaaaaaaagttgGTATCGCTGCAGAAAATTTACAAGAATTAATTGAGAAATCATGCAGAAAGTTAGGG TTCAATGCCAGTTGCGCAAATTGCCGATTATATGTAGCAGAAGACGGGACACTTGTAGATGATGACAACTACTTGAAAACTTTACCACCTCAGACACTTTTTATTCTGTTGCAGAAAAAAGAGACAATGGTAAAtg ACTTTGATTTCTTCTACAATATGATTAGATCTTCAAagaaagattttattgatacGGGCCTTGCAGCTAAAGAGTTTCTTGACAGCAATTTGCGAGACAAGTTTTTGGTGTTGCAAAGATACATTGAAGctgctaatgataataaaaccaTGTTAAGTGAGAGAAGTCAGGATCCACATTGGTTTGAAG gtCTTGAACCATCTGAGAAAACAAAGGAGCAATCTATGTCTAAAAGGGTTAAAGAAAGAATGAGGGGATACTACTACAAGACAAAAACTGCATTACAATCTTcagaattatatattcattcaaAAAATGGTCATG attatgtaACAAGACCGGCCTCTTCCTATGTGGTGGACTGTGGAATGAAAGCAAGTGCCAATATGAAAATGAACATATCATAA
- the LOC110992499 gene encoding DNA fragmentation factor subunit beta isoform X4, whose amino-acid sequence MLIIYTMKKGYKVTDVKREKKVGIAAENLQELIEKSCRKLGFNASCANCRLYVAEDGTLVDDDNYLKTLPPQTLFILLQKKETMVNDFDFFYNMIRSSKKDFIDTGLAAKEFLDSNLRDKFLVLQRYIEAANDNKTMLSERSQDPHWFEGLEPSEKTKEQSMSKRVKERMRGYYYKTKTALQSSELYIHSKNGHESTKII is encoded by the exons ATGCTCATTATCTATACAATGAAAAAAGGATATAAGGTGACCGATgttaaaagagaaaaaaaagttgGTATCGCTGCAGAAAATTTACAAGAATTAATTGAGAAATCATGCAGAAAGTTAGGG TTCAATGCCAGTTGCGCAAATTGCCGATTATATGTAGCAGAAGACGGGACACTTGTAGATGATGACAACTACTTGAAAACTTTACCACCTCAGACACTTTTTATTCTGTTGCAGAAAAAAGAGACAATGGTAAAtg ACTTTGATTTCTTCTACAATATGATTAGATCTTCAAagaaagattttattgatacGGGCCTTGCAGCTAAAGAGTTTCTTGACAGCAATTTGCGAGACAAGTTTTTGGTGTTGCAAAGATACATTGAAGctgctaatgataataaaaccaTGTTAAGTGAGAGAAGTCAGGATCCACATTGGTTTGAAG gtCTTGAACCATCTGAGAAAACAAAGGAGCAATCTATGTCTAAAAGGGTTAAAGAAAGAATGAGGGGATACTACTACAAGACAAAAACTGCATTACAATCTTcagaattatatattcattcaaAAAATGGTCATG aaagtacgaaaataatttaa
- the LOC110992495 gene encoding thymidylate kinase, protein MIVKRGALIVFEGVDRTGKTTQAKLLVESLKKRQIQAEYRNFPNRNTEIGKVINSYLTSQKDLPDEAIHLLFSANRWEKSRDILDLLEKGTTVIVDRYCYSGVAFSAAKGLDLNWCKFPDIGLPKPDKVFFLTLPLEVMQQRNGFGNERYEVPEFQKKVIDLYGQLKDNDWDIINANRTLEVIKEELLQSTLNVMSTVEHTSIGKLWVKK, encoded by the exons ATGATTGTAAAACGTGGTGCTCTTATTGTATTTGAGGGGGTGGACAGGACAGGTAAAACTACACAAGCAAAATTGTTAG TGGAAAGTTTGAAGAAGAGACAAATACAAGCTGAATATAGAAATTTTCCCAATAGAAATACAGAGATAGGCAAAGTaattaacagttatttaaCATCACAG AAAGATCTTCCCGATGAAGCAATTCATCTGCTGTTTTCAGCAAATCGTTGGGAGAAATCACGTGATATTCTTGACCTGCTTGAGAAAGGCACAACAGTTATTGTGGACAGATATTGCTATTCAGGAGTTGCATTTTCTGCTGCCAAAG GCCTTGACTTGAATTGGTGCAAGTTTCCTGACATTGGTTTACCAAAACCTGACAAGGTGTTTTTCCTCACTTTACCTCTGGAAGTGATGCAGCAAAGAAATGGATTTGGCAATgaaag atatGAAGTTCCTGAATTCCAAAAGAAAGTTATAGATTTGTATGGACAATTAAAAGATAATGATTGGGACATAATTAATGCTAACAG AACACTAGAAGTTATTAAAGAAGAGCTTTTACAAAGTACTCTCAATGTGATGAGCACAGTTGAGCATACATCTATTGGAAAACTATGGGTAAAGAAGTAA